The Megasphaera stantonii genome includes a window with the following:
- the infB gene encoding translation initiation factor IF-2: protein MTKRVYEVAKEYGVSAKNVIKVLGDHNIKAGNFTGIDDSMRAILDKSFKEPKKAEKPAEQKKGMEGTGRKVNDNNRAKQAKPQEGQKQGNSHKQNRPEQGNNAKKQAQPARNGNKNQQSGSSGQNHQNNRGQDNKKNAGQQNAKSSGNQNNRQNGNQQNKQNQQNNGGKRTKFFGRSSQNGDEGQNAGRSDNKKNKRNQNNNNPNGKNNRPHTLLSNVLNKGKNKNNKNNKKQGGHHDMGGGEPAKKKNYPTSIELPETIIVKDFAEKLGREVGEVIKKLLMGGIMATINQEIDFETASLIADEFGVTVTQEAPPEDPTEIEEIVDAPETLKVRPPVVTIMGHVDHGKTSLLDAIRQTNVTSHEAGGITQHIGAYQVRYNGKKITFMDTPGHEAFTAMRARGAQVTDIAVLVVAADDGVMPQTVESINHAKSAGVPIIVAINKIDKESANPEHVMQQLTEYGLISEEWGGDTIMVPVSAHKKIGLDDLLENILVLAEVSELKANPNRPAQGVVIEAKLDKGRGPVASVLIQKGTLHVGDTIIVGPCFGKVRAMNNERGERVKKAEPSIPVEILGLNDVPEAGDILDVTDEKTARSVAEKRMEKKRSSALHVNAKVTLDDLFNQIQQGELKELPLIIKGDVQGSVEALSQSLLNIKSDEVRIAIVHAGVGAISESDIMLASASNAIIIGFNVRPDAAARKAAEHDNVDMRMYRVIYDAINDVEAAIKGMLEKKYEEHIIGRAEVRKVITTPKVIVGGSYVKEGKITNNAKIRLIRNGIVIHDGEIDGLRRFKDDVKEVASGYECGITLEKYRDIKEGDEIEAYEMVEVAPE, encoded by the coding sequence ATGACAAAACGTGTATACGAAGTTGCAAAAGAATATGGCGTATCCGCCAAAAACGTCATCAAAGTATTAGGCGATCATAATATCAAGGCTGGTAATTTTACGGGCATCGACGATTCGATGAGAGCCATATTAGATAAATCCTTTAAGGAACCCAAGAAGGCTGAAAAGCCGGCAGAACAAAAAAAAGGAATGGAAGGAACTGGCCGCAAAGTGAACGATAACAACCGCGCTAAGCAAGCGAAACCGCAGGAAGGACAAAAACAAGGAAATTCCCATAAGCAAAATCGTCCTGAACAGGGAAACAACGCCAAAAAGCAGGCTCAGCCGGCGCGGAACGGCAATAAAAATCAGCAGAGCGGTTCATCCGGCCAGAATCATCAGAACAATCGCGGCCAGGACAACAAGAAAAACGCCGGACAACAGAACGCAAAGTCGTCCGGCAATCAGAACAACCGTCAGAATGGGAATCAGCAAAATAAGCAGAACCAGCAGAACAACGGCGGCAAGCGGACGAAGTTCTTCGGCCGTTCTTCGCAAAACGGCGACGAAGGGCAGAATGCCGGCCGCAGCGACAATAAGAAAAATAAGCGCAACCAGAATAACAATAACCCCAACGGCAAAAACAACAGACCTCACACACTTTTATCTAACGTGTTGAACAAAGGCAAAAATAAAAATAACAAGAACAACAAGAAGCAGGGCGGCCATCACGATATGGGCGGCGGCGAACCGGCGAAGAAAAAGAATTACCCCACGTCTATCGAGCTGCCGGAAACGATTATCGTCAAGGATTTCGCGGAAAAGCTGGGCCGCGAAGTCGGCGAAGTCATTAAAAAGCTGCTCATGGGCGGCATTATGGCGACGATCAATCAGGAAATCGACTTTGAAACGGCTTCTTTGATTGCCGACGAATTCGGCGTAACCGTTACGCAGGAAGCGCCTCCGGAAGATCCGACGGAAATCGAAGAAATCGTCGACGCGCCGGAAACGCTGAAGGTCCGTCCGCCTGTCGTTACGATTATGGGCCACGTCGACCACGGCAAGACGAGCCTCCTCGACGCGATTCGCCAGACGAACGTGACGAGCCACGAAGCTGGCGGCATTACGCAGCATATCGGTGCTTACCAGGTACGCTACAACGGCAAGAAGATTACCTTCATGGATACGCCGGGTCACGAAGCCTTTACGGCTATGCGCGCCCGCGGCGCCCAGGTTACGGATATCGCCGTCCTCGTCGTCGCGGCGGACGACGGCGTTATGCCGCAGACGGTCGAATCCATTAACCACGCCAAATCGGCCGGCGTTCCCATCATCGTCGCCATCAACAAAATCGATAAGGAAAGCGCCAATCCGGAACACGTCATGCAGCAGCTGACGGAATACGGCTTGATCAGCGAAGAATGGGGCGGCGACACGATTATGGTTCCCGTGTCGGCTCATAAGAAAATCGGCCTCGACGACTTGCTGGAAAACATCCTCGTCCTGGCAGAAGTTTCCGAATTGAAGGCCAACCCGAACCGTCCGGCCCAGGGCGTCGTCATCGAAGCGAAGCTCGACAAGGGCCGCGGCCCCGTCGCGTCCGTCCTGATCCAGAAGGGCACGCTCCACGTCGGCGACACGATTATCGTCGGTCCCTGCTTCGGCAAGGTCCGCGCCATGAACAACGAACGGGGCGAACGGGTTAAGAAAGCCGAACCGTCTATCCCTGTGGAAATCCTCGGCCTCAACGACGTGCCCGAAGCCGGCGATATCCTCGACGTGACCGATGAAAAGACGGCCCGCAGCGTAGCGGAAAAACGAATGGAAAAGAAACGTTCGTCGGCCCTCCACGTCAATGCGAAGGTAACTCTCGACGATTTGTTCAACCAGATTCAGCAGGGCGAATTGAAAGAACTGCCCCTCATCATTAAGGGGGACGTACAGGGTTCTGTCGAAGCCTTGAGCCAGTCCCTGCTCAACATTAAGAGCGACGAAGTGCGCATCGCCATCGTCCATGCCGGCGTCGGCGCTATTTCCGAATCGGATATCATGCTGGCCTCGGCATCCAACGCCATCATCATCGGCTTCAACGTCCGCCCGGACGCGGCGGCCCGCAAGGCGGCGGAACACGACAACGTCGACATGCGCATGTACCGCGTTATTTACGACGCCATCAACGACGTGGAAGCGGCTATCAAAGGGATGCTGGAAAAGAAATATGAAGAACACATTATCGGCCGCGCCGAAGTCCGCAAGGTCATTACGACGCCGAAGGTCATCGTCGGCGGTTCCTACGTCAAGGAAGGCAAGATTACGAACAACGCTAAGATCCGCCTGATCCGCAACGGCATCGTCATTCATGACGGCGAAATCGACGGACTGCGCCGCTTTAAAGACGACGTCAAGGAAGTGGCTTCCGGATACGAATGCGGCATTACCCTTGAAAAATACCGCGACATCAAGGAAGGCGACGAAATCGAAGCCTATGAAATGGTGGAAGTCGCGCCGGAATAA
- the rbfA gene encoding 30S ribosome-binding factor RbfA, giving the protein MGELRVRKIQEFIKQEVSNILLRELKDPRLGFVTVTDARITGDLREATVYVSLFGKAEEKENTLKALKNATGYIRTEVGRRLGIRYSPTIEFKEDTSLDYGMKIDKILRDIEKKD; this is encoded by the coding sequence ATGGGAGAATTGCGAGTCCGCAAAATACAAGAATTCATCAAGCAGGAAGTTTCCAACATCCTGCTTCGTGAATTAAAAGATCCGCGCCTCGGCTTCGTCACTGTGACGGACGCGCGGATTACCGGCGATTTGCGCGAAGCGACGGTATACGTCAGCCTCTTTGGCAAGGCTGAGGAAAAAGAAAATACCCTGAAAGCGCTGAAAAACGCGACGGGCTATATCCGCACGGAAGTGGGCCGCCGCTTGGGCATACGCTATTCGCCGACTATTGAATTTAAAGAAGATACGTCTCTCGATTACGGCATGAAAATCGATAAAATACTTCGTGATATAGAAAAAAAGGACTGA
- a CDS encoding DHH family phosphoesterase, with translation MNCSSQEVRRILEQHDRIVLTAHVSPDGDAIGSLLAMQEWLEGLGKEVVVAVDDDIDDKFFFLPLAEQIRRPDQVQTDASWLTVVLDATGMDRIGAADALAKGKVLNIDHHISNLHFADWEYVRTDCAATGEILTELLADWQAEFSPSMANALYMAIATDCGFFKFSNTTGHTLRMAALLVEAGAQPNVVSEHLEARSLAKLQALSEVLRHIELFGEGQVACLSFTPELLQYTGEHTGSYIDYIRTIQGVDVAFTVKYVGPEETRVSLRSKRADVNAVASVFGGGGHVRAAGCTVAAPLEEAKKMIVKELLKVK, from the coding sequence ATGAATTGTTCATCTCAGGAAGTACGCCGTATTCTGGAACAGCATGACCGCATCGTGCTGACTGCTCACGTCAGCCCCGATGGCGACGCTATAGGCAGCCTGCTGGCGATGCAGGAATGGCTGGAAGGCCTGGGCAAGGAGGTTGTCGTGGCCGTGGACGACGACATAGACGACAAGTTTTTCTTTCTGCCGCTGGCGGAACAGATACGGCGTCCCGACCAGGTACAGACCGACGCGTCATGGCTGACCGTCGTGCTCGATGCGACCGGCATGGATCGCATCGGCGCGGCTGATGCCTTGGCGAAGGGGAAGGTCCTGAATATTGACCATCATATTTCCAACCTCCATTTTGCCGATTGGGAATACGTGCGGACGGACTGCGCTGCAACGGGCGAGATTTTAACCGAACTGTTGGCAGACTGGCAGGCCGAATTTTCGCCGTCTATGGCAAACGCCTTGTACATGGCCATCGCGACGGACTGCGGGTTCTTTAAATTCAGCAATACGACGGGCCATACCTTGCGGATGGCGGCGCTGCTGGTCGAAGCCGGTGCGCAGCCGAACGTCGTTTCCGAGCATTTGGAAGCCCGGTCTTTGGCAAAGCTTCAGGCCTTGTCGGAGGTGCTGCGCCATATTGAATTGTTCGGTGAGGGACAGGTTGCCTGTCTTTCGTTTACGCCGGAATTGCTGCAGTATACGGGCGAGCATACGGGAAGCTATATCGACTACATCCGCACGATTCAGGGCGTCGACGTGGCTTTTACGGTAAAGTACGTTGGTCCGGAAGAAACGCGGGTCAGCCTGCGGTCTAAGCGAGCCGACGTCAACGCCGTCGCTTCCGTGTTCGGCGGCGGCGGCCACGTGCGGGCAGCAGGCTGCACCGTGGCGGCGCCGCTGGAAGAAGCAAAAAAAATGATAGTGAAGGAACTTTTAAAAGTAAAATGA
- the truB gene encoding tRNA pseudouridine(55) synthase TruB, translating into MINGIVNVLKATGMSSHDVIGQMRRIYGMKKIGHAGTLDPLAAGVLPVYLGQATRLIEYGDNGIKTYHAEFALGFATDTEDSTGEVVASAAVPDLSAEDISSVLASFCGDIEQTPSRYSAINVNGVKAYKLARQNADFTLPGRRVTIYEIRLLSYQNGRGVIAVTCSKGTYIRSLIRDVGEALGTYACMTYLVRVRAGVFDIAQAASLEELEADPQAYILPADMAIQDLPKAVCTAEKCARLLQGRAVPFAGKGLAHGDVLRVYTPERKLAGIAHFDKEHHVIRPHKMFADVL; encoded by the coding sequence ATGATAAATGGAATCGTCAATGTATTAAAAGCGACAGGAATGTCGAGCCATGACGTAATCGGCCAGATGCGCCGCATATACGGGATGAAGAAGATTGGCCACGCCGGAACGCTGGACCCTTTGGCTGCCGGCGTGCTTCCCGTGTATCTGGGTCAGGCGACGCGGCTGATTGAATATGGAGACAACGGGATAAAGACATATCATGCAGAGTTTGCTTTAGGCTTTGCTACGGATACGGAGGACAGCACCGGCGAAGTCGTCGCCAGCGCTGCTGTCCCCGATTTGTCTGCTGAGGATATATCCTCCGTGCTGGCGTCGTTCTGCGGCGATATCGAGCAGACTCCGTCCCGTTATTCCGCCATCAATGTTAATGGCGTCAAAGCGTATAAGCTGGCCAGACAAAACGCTGATTTTACATTGCCGGGCAGGCGGGTCACGATATATGAGATCCGCCTTTTGTCGTATCAAAACGGACGGGGCGTCATTGCCGTGACATGCTCTAAGGGGACCTATATCCGCTCGCTCATCCGCGATGTCGGCGAAGCGCTGGGGACTTATGCCTGCATGACTTATCTCGTCCGCGTCCGGGCCGGCGTTTTTGATATTGCACAGGCAGCTTCGCTGGAAGAATTGGAAGCCGATCCGCAGGCCTATATCCTGCCTGCCGACATGGCGATTCAAGACCTTCCTAAGGCGGTTTGTACGGCGGAAAAGTGTGCCCGCCTCCTGCAGGGCCGCGCGGTGCCCTTTGCCGGCAAGGGGCTCGCCCATGGCGACGTGCTGCGGGTCTATACGCCGGAACGAAAATTGGCCGGCATTGCTCATTTCGATAAAGAACATCATGTCATACGTCCGCATAAGATGTTTGCCGACGTACTGTGA
- a CDS encoding bifunctional riboflavin kinase/FAD synthetase, with protein MQLFHSFQEVTNCQGAVVALGTFDGVHLGHQKVMRTAIDKAAETGGKSVVVTFAAHPLSVLCPEKEPIRLATVEQKIQYIAGVGIDALVLLPMTRHLLDETPEEFCRQLLEYLCPAAIVVGENFTYGAKAAGNTQTLREFMAGHHIPVMALTLLERPGRSTPISSTVIRRLVTMGHMETAEALLGHPFALQGKVVQGDRRGRLIGFPTANMLIPPQMAVPPDGVYITEVEWQGQLLPAMTNIGANPTFAHQYRRIETHILQWSGDMYDEDIVVRFRKRLRPEIRFDSKEELIGQMEEDKRKTLIYFSSNDN; from the coding sequence ATGCAACTATTCCATTCCTTTCAGGAAGTAACGAATTGCCAAGGCGCCGTCGTTGCGCTGGGGACCTTTGACGGCGTGCATCTGGGCCATCAGAAGGTCATGCGTACGGCTATCGACAAGGCGGCGGAAACGGGCGGCAAATCTGTTGTCGTCACCTTCGCAGCCCATCCTCTTTCCGTGTTGTGCCCGGAAAAAGAGCCGATACGGCTGGCTACGGTCGAGCAGAAAATCCAATATATTGCCGGCGTCGGCATCGACGCCCTGGTGCTGCTGCCTATGACCCGGCATCTTCTCGACGAAACGCCGGAGGAATTTTGCCGGCAGCTGCTGGAATATCTCTGCCCGGCGGCTATCGTCGTAGGGGAGAACTTTACGTACGGCGCAAAAGCCGCGGGGAATACACAGACGCTGCGCGAATTCATGGCGGGACATCATATTCCCGTCATGGCTTTGACCCTGCTGGAACGGCCGGGCCGGTCCACGCCGATCAGCAGCACGGTCATTCGCCGCCTGGTCACGATGGGCCATATGGAAACGGCTGAAGCCCTGCTGGGGCATCCCTTCGCCCTGCAGGGGAAGGTCGTACAGGGCGACCGCCGGGGGCGGCTGATCGGGTTTCCAACGGCTAATATGCTGATACCGCCGCAGATGGCCGTGCCGCCTGACGGCGTATATATAACGGAAGTAGAATGGCAGGGGCAGCTGCTGCCGGCCATGACGAATATCGGCGCCAATCCGACCTTTGCCCACCAATACCGCCGCATAGAAACGCACATCCTGCAATGGAGCGGCGATATGTACGACGAGGACATCGTCGTTCGCTTCAGGAAGCGGCTGCGCCCGGAAATCCGTTTTGACAGCAAAGAAGAGCTCATAGGGCAGATGGAAGAAGATAAACGTAAAACTTTAATCTATTTCTCATCTAACGATAATTGA
- a CDS encoding PLP-dependent aminotransferase family protein, translating into MKFSDLAMGLKASEIRELLKLTTMPEVISFAGGLPAPELFPLEELKKVDVEILSKEGQLAVQYGTTEGYLPLREKIAARMKKAFQVDCTPEEIVITSGSQQGLSLLAQIFLNKDDVILVESPTYLGAINAFKLCDPKFVEVPTDEKGIIPEELEKILAEYGDRVRLMYVIPEFQNPTGITWPMERRKAFMDIVNKYDFPVIEDDPYGELRYDGDVVPSLKSMDTKGNIIFLGSFSKIFMPGLRVAWMVADPVIIDKVVKLKQAVDLQSSSFAQRQASYFIDMFDLDAHVEKIKALYGKRRTLMYDSMKEYFPEGVTFTYPEGGLFTWVTLPENMDAKEIMPKVLEKNVAYVPGGPFYPNGGNANHFRLNYSNMPEDRIVEGIKRLGAVLKEEMGK; encoded by the coding sequence ATGAAATTTTCAGACCTCGCTATGGGCTTAAAGGCTTCGGAAATCCGTGAATTGCTTAAGTTGACGACTATGCCGGAAGTAATTTCCTTCGCCGGCGGCTTGCCTGCGCCGGAATTATTCCCGCTGGAAGAATTGAAGAAAGTCGACGTAGAAATTTTGAGCAAAGAAGGCCAGCTGGCTGTACAGTACGGAACGACGGAAGGCTACCTGCCTCTCCGCGAAAAAATTGCCGCTCGCATGAAAAAGGCTTTCCAAGTCGACTGCACGCCCGAAGAAATCGTCATTACTTCAGGTTCTCAGCAGGGCCTGTCCTTATTGGCGCAGATTTTCCTCAATAAAGACGACGTCATTTTAGTAGAAAGCCCGACGTATTTAGGCGCTATCAACGCCTTTAAGCTGTGCGATCCGAAATTCGTCGAAGTTCCGACGGATGAAAAAGGCATCATTCCGGAAGAATTGGAAAAGATTTTGGCCGAATACGGCGACCGCGTCCGCTTGATGTACGTTATTCCTGAATTCCAGAACCCGACGGGCATTACGTGGCCTATGGAACGCCGCAAAGCCTTTATGGATATCGTCAACAAGTACGATTTCCCCGTCATTGAAGACGATCCGTACGGCGAACTCCGTTATGACGGCGACGTCGTACCGTCCTTGAAATCCATGGATACGAAAGGCAATATCATCTTCCTGGGCTCCTTCTCGAAGATCTTTATGCCTGGTCTGCGCGTAGCCTGGATGGTTGCCGATCCCGTTATCATTGACAAGGTTGTCAAATTGAAACAGGCCGTCGATCTCCAGTCTTCGTCCTTTGCACAGCGTCAGGCGTCGTACTTCATCGATATGTTCGATTTGGATGCTCACGTTGAAAAGATCAAAGCTCTCTATGGCAAACGCCGTACCCTCATGTATGATTCCATGAAGGAATATTTCCCCGAAGGCGTTACCTTTACGTATCCTGAAGGCGGCTTATTCACTTGGGTAACCTTGCCTGAAAACATGGATGCAAAAGAAATTATGCCGAAGGTATTGGAAAAGAACGTTGCGTACGTTCCGGGCGGCCCGTTCTATCCGAACGGCGGCAATGCAAACCACTTCCGCCTCAACTATTCCAACATGCCGGAAGACCGCATTGTAGAAGGCATTAAACGCTTAGGCGCAGTATTGAAAGAAGAAATGGGCAAATAA
- a CDS encoding transketolase — translation MDQLQQLCRQVRKDVVEAIYLAGSGHPGSSLSAVEILVTLYFTDLLRCIPQQPKYEGRDRFILSKGHAAPAYYSVLAHKGFFPLDWLPTLRSLGSPLQGHPNMVKLPCLDCAVGSLGQGLSIANGIAWALKYRHETPHVFCLIGDGEQQEGQIWEAAAFAAHHHLDNVCLIVDCNGMQLVDSLKTIKDLQPFDTKWKSFGWNVMTVDGHDIDKLYQVLSEAKAHTGCPTVVLAQTVKGKGVSYMENQADWHGTAPNKEQYAAAMKELSQEVL, via the coding sequence ATGGATCAGCTTCAGCAGTTATGCAGACAAGTTCGAAAGGACGTCGTCGAGGCTATTTATTTAGCCGGCTCCGGCCATCCCGGAAGCTCTCTGTCGGCTGTGGAGATTCTGGTAACGCTGTATTTCACCGACTTGCTTCGGTGTATTCCGCAGCAGCCGAAATATGAGGGGAGAGATCGGTTTATCTTATCGAAAGGCCACGCGGCTCCGGCATATTACAGCGTATTGGCCCATAAGGGATTTTTCCCCTTAGACTGGCTGCCGACGCTGCGTTCTTTAGGCAGCCCGCTGCAGGGACATCCGAATATGGTCAAGCTGCCTTGTCTTGATTGCGCCGTCGGGTCCTTGGGACAGGGATTGTCCATTGCCAACGGCATAGCCTGGGCTTTGAAATACCGTCATGAAACGCCTCATGTGTTCTGCCTTATCGGCGACGGCGAACAACAGGAAGGGCAGATTTGGGAAGCGGCGGCCTTTGCAGCCCATCATCATCTGGACAATGTCTGCCTTATCGTAGACTGCAACGGCATGCAGCTTGTCGATTCGCTGAAAACAATCAAGGATTTACAGCCCTTTGACACCAAGTGGAAAAGCTTTGGCTGGAATGTCATGACTGTTGATGGACACGATATAGATAAACTCTATCAAGTATTATCGGAAGCCAAGGCGCATACAGGCTGTCCGACTGTCGTCCTGGCCCAGACCGTAAAGGGAAAAGGCGTGTCATACATGGAAAACCAGGCCGACTGGCACGGCACGGCGCCGAATAAAGAGCAATATGCGGCCGCCATGAAGGAATTATCTCAGGAGGTGCTGTAA
- a CDS encoding transketolase family protein, with amino-acid sequence MECIPMRDGYGKALLELCRLHDNVIVMDADVAKSTRTDWVRTAYPQKYLNVGISEQDLVGTAAGMSLTGFVPFVSTYGVFLTGRAWEQIRNTVGYNRLNVKLGGAHAGISVGPDGGTHQALEDVALMRTIPNIMVVVPCDYKETYKATMAVYDMTGPSYIRFSRNPVPVVTDDDTPFTIGKASIFRKGRDVTIFANGIMVHQSLEAAKTLASEGVSVQVVNVHTVKPLDEDCIVSCAAATGAVVVCEEHQRIGGLGSAVCECLAQRCCVPVELVGIRDRFGESGRPNELLEAYGLGPSHVAEAVRAVLKRK; translated from the coding sequence ATGGAGTGTATACCTATGCGCGACGGCTACGGAAAAGCCTTGCTGGAATTATGCCGCCTTCACGATAACGTCATCGTCATGGATGCCGATGTGGCAAAATCGACGCGCACCGACTGGGTGCGTACAGCCTATCCGCAAAAATATTTGAACGTAGGCATTTCGGAACAGGATTTAGTCGGCACGGCTGCCGGCATGTCCCTGACGGGGTTCGTTCCCTTCGTGTCTACGTACGGCGTGTTTCTGACCGGAAGGGCGTGGGAACAAATCCGCAATACAGTCGGGTATAATCGCCTGAACGTCAAGCTGGGAGGCGCTCACGCCGGTATTTCCGTAGGCCCCGACGGCGGCACCCATCAAGCCCTGGAAGACGTGGCCCTCATGCGGACGATTCCCAATATTATGGTCGTCGTTCCTTGCGATTATAAGGAAACGTATAAGGCGACGATGGCCGTGTACGATATGACCGGGCCTTCGTATATCCGTTTCAGCCGTAATCCCGTGCCCGTCGTTACCGACGACGACACGCCTTTTACGATCGGTAAGGCTTCTATCTTCCGTAAAGGAAGGGACGTCACGATTTTTGCCAACGGCATCATGGTGCATCAAAGCCTGGAAGCGGCGAAGACCTTGGCCAGTGAAGGCGTTTCCGTGCAAGTCGTCAACGTTCATACGGTTAAGCCGTTAGATGAAGACTGCATCGTATCCTGCGCCGCTGCGACGGGAGCCGTCGTCGTATGTGAAGAACACCAGCGTATCGGCGGTCTGGGAAGCGCTGTATGCGAATGCCTGGCTCAGCGCTGCTGCGTGCCTGTCGAATTGGTTGGCATTCGCGACCGGTTCGGCGAATCGGGCCGGCCGAATGAATTGCTGGAGGCCTACGGCTTAGGTCCCAGCCACGTGGCAGAGGCTGTCAGGGCCGTATTGAAACGAAAATAG
- a CDS encoding DMT family transporter → MKYRLMLLLTALVWGCAFVAQRTGMETIGPFAFNGLRFWLGALSLFPVLYMNRHKDEETYAAPPKGLTIVTASAILGFFLFSGSSFQQVGLIYTTAGKAGFITSLYIVAVPLIGLLMKNTLRLAHILGCLIAVSGLYLLAFHGGGEAINFGDLLNLIGVVFWSLHILFIDRFVPYFSGIKLAVGQFVACGCYNFIAMPFYGETLTLAMIVASAVPIIYCGILSSGVGYTLQIVAQRKVPPTEASLLCSFEMIFGALAGVLLLGEWMSMREFMGCVLMTIGIFSAQIPSRAILQFRKNLSY, encoded by the coding sequence GTGAAATATCGACTTATGCTTTTACTCACAGCCCTCGTCTGGGGCTGCGCCTTCGTAGCCCAGCGCACGGGTATGGAAACGATCGGCCCTTTCGCCTTTAACGGCCTCCGGTTCTGGCTGGGCGCGCTGTCCCTCTTTCCCGTACTGTATATGAACCGCCACAAGGACGAGGAAACATACGCAGCTCCGCCTAAGGGGCTGACCATCGTGACGGCCAGCGCAATTCTGGGATTTTTCCTGTTTTCCGGCTCTTCCTTTCAGCAGGTTGGACTCATTTATACTACAGCCGGCAAAGCTGGGTTCATCACATCCCTGTATATCGTAGCCGTCCCCCTGATCGGCTTGCTGATGAAAAATACGCTGCGCCTGGCCCATATCCTCGGCTGCCTTATCGCCGTATCGGGACTGTATCTTCTGGCTTTCCACGGCGGCGGCGAGGCCATCAACTTCGGCGACCTGCTGAATCTCATCGGCGTCGTCTTCTGGTCCCTGCATATTTTATTCATCGATCGATTCGTACCGTATTTTTCCGGCATCAAGCTGGCCGTTGGCCAATTTGTCGCCTGCGGCTGCTACAACTTTATCGCTATGCCCTTTTACGGAGAAACGCTGACCCTGGCCATGATCGTCGCCTCGGCGGTGCCCATCATCTATTGCGGCATTTTATCCAGCGGCGTCGGCTATACCTTGCAAATCGTCGCCCAGCGCAAAGTTCCGCCGACGGAAGCGTCTCTCCTCTGCAGTTTCGAAATGATCTTCGGCGCGCTGGCCGGCGTGCTCCTGCTCGGCGAATGGATGAGCATGCGCGAGTTCATGGGCTGCGTCCTCATGACTATCGGCATCTTCTCCGCGCAAATTCCCAGCCGGGCGATTCTGCAGTTCAGAAAAAATCTATCCTATTAA